The genomic region CATGCAGGAATGTAGATTTTTCTTGTCAACTTTCTACAGGCCCCTGACGTCACGTGGATCATTGCCGAATGCATTATCGCTGCCTCGAAAATTCGAGCCGTCGATTTCTTTGTTGGGGGTCTCCCGAACTTCAACTACTGAAGCAGCAAGTTCATAGTTCGATTGATCAAACATTCACAATTTCCATTCGATGGAACGAACGttcaaacaataaaaataaacgaaagggGAATTGAAAGTAAAGATTGCATAAATGAATGGCCGGCCCTGTCGTCTGAGATTCCGTGTAATTAATGCAGGAATGGCGATTAGATAAAGCAGCGAATAGTTTTCGATTGGGTCGGTATAGCACTCCTATCGCGGCTTTTCAAACGTGTTAGCGTGAAGTCATTTTTCAAGGCCCCCTCCTACAGATACCATGGCTCGGAAATATGCTGGATGTGCATTCGTTTCTGGGAGGATACTTGGAAACGCTATTATTAACCCAATTTATCTTCAACTTTGTTCTCAGCGATTGAAGCATCGCGAACCGTAGTCCAGCGACGAGTTTCACATCGTCGTCTTCGTTATCAATGCATTCATCGGCAATTAAAAGAATTCCGTACCCAAGTTTCATTTCACGTGTCGTTATTTCGCAGCGCGTGAACGTTGTTTGCGCAACAACCGTGCCCCTAATTCGTTTCGAAAGTCACCGGGGGTCAAGTTCATTGCGTCCCCGTAGCGTCGGCTTGAACTTGTCAGCGTGAAACCCTGCGAACAGATCGGCCAGATTAACGAGcagtttttacaaattatgGAATCGCGAAGCGTTGAAGCAACTCACCAAATCGCATCGAGACGACGGCGTCTTTCACGCTCGTGAAACTCGAAGAATTCCTGCATCTGCAAGATCCTAACGGTGACGGCTATCGATGGCGGTCTTTTCTCGCTGCTGAACACGCATAATTTTGCTGAAAATCAATGGTCCGTTAGGATAGGATGGCTTTTTAGGGTCCGCCGAGCGAATCAGAGCGACGGAGCGGAAATTGGAATTGCCGCGATTCCCAGGAGGTCCGTGTCCGGGCATCCCCGGGTTAGCGTCCCGTAGAGGATGTTCACCCTggtattctattaaattaaacggcTATCGGCGGTGTAATTGGATGACGATCATCAAACGAATCACCGGCTCATCGTAAATAGCTTGATTACATAAAACAGATTAAAACGATTACGCGCAGGATGCCGGCCGGTTACTTACCGTGGTGCTTCCTTTGGATGCGAGCCATCGGATTAATAGGGCGAAAAGTAGGATAATCGATGCAGTCCCTTTTTTCCTCGAATTCCGTACATTTTATTGCGATAGtgtaataaaatgtagaaGTGTATCgtatatttacagaatttataacTGTACACCGAGAGAATCGTTATTGCACAAAGTGTTTCGTCTTTTCCTGCTTTATAGTCAATGAACACTTTTTCGATGcacgattaaataaatgtctgaGAGTACTTAATTCACCTTCCAGTGTATCACCTTGCTGACTAAAATATGCAATTAGCTTCTCCAGCATTACCACTGCCTGTGCATGTTCTAAGCTTCTCGAGTCATGGGGTTTGCTCTGTACAGAACTTCGAGTGTCCTCTTCAGCTTCTGATCCATAGTCGGTTCCCAGTAATAGATGGCAGTTCTTGTGCTTGTCAGGAATAGAATTGTTGGAAAGACAATCATTGGATAGGTTCAATTTGATTCCATGGCGGCCTTTCCATCTTCCCAGCCATCCCATGCTTGCCGTGAAAGTGGGATCCCCACCCAACTTTTTGTTAAGGCCGAGAGCTTTCTTTCTCAGCATTGGTCCTGATATGATAACACCGTTCCTGCGTTCTCTAATGTACCAAATATACAGAGCATTGTCCAGTGTCACATTTTTTGCCTTTTTTATCGTTCCCCTGTTGCTTAAGCTGTCCCTAGATACCATCTTGGCACAGAAGTCTTCGATGTCCTTCCTATTCTTTTTCCAGTCGGATACAGTGGAAGTCCCCACCCCCAAGTCGATGGCTACTCTCTTCAGTGGCTCGCCGTTGTCGATTCTAAATAAGGCCTCCAGCTTCTTTTTCATCGTTAAGGTtacctttttccttttccctgACATGCCTAGACGCTCTGATCATAGGAAACACTGTATCCTGCAACAAACATTCCAGTACTCTGCAATGAGCAAGCGCTGGAAACTATTTTTAGATGGTCGTGACCTACTTGGTTGTATTCCTACTGGTAACATACCAATTAATGGCATCTGTGCAACAACAGACGGCTCTCCTTGAGCAAATATAGATAGTTTTCCATTAGAAACCGTATCTGTGCTTCAtacataaattcttctgttaattagaatttaatagacTGGTAATTGCATGATGGAAACTCTGTACATTCCTTTCACAACATTTACAGACTGTGATCCAtcctttttaaacaataataccgaaacgaatgaattatacaatattcttttttctaaATCATTGTAGGACAGGTTGTTTATAAACAGTGACAAAATGACATTTGTCAAAATCGCCGAGTGTCAACTTTGACAAGTGTTTTTCTTTCATAGGTTATGTCATTCGGATCTGTCAGCACTGGTATTGATTTCGAGATTGAATCACATCGGAAACGCGTGAAAGCAGTAATTAGACACTTCATACTCGCCTTCATGGAGCTGCAACGATGTTAACGGATTAATAGCGTTAAAACAAACATTTCAAATGTCATCTAATTGCAAATCGAAAAACCATCTCGCCGGTAGAGTCCTCTGTCATGTGTTGTCATGTCACATACCAGGCCAGACAACgtaagaaaaatgaagaacaaGTAAACCGCCATTGATTTCCtggttttattgaaatttatacgaagcgaattcaatttcaattcgatttcaattcggtttcaattgtaattcgaacatataaaaattcgaattcgCATGGGCAGAACGACTTCCGGAAGGCAAAAATCGCGGGAAATTTAAACCATGGTGCAGGTCCATCGACGAAGGCGGTCTATcaatcaaaattcaaatcgcCTAATTTAAAGTCCCCAAAGTCGGGGGGAGAGTCGCGGACGTTCGCCATTGTATTCAGATGGTCGTTGCACATTTCTCCGGCGAGAATTCATGCGACCGGGCTCGGGAACGACGTGGCTTAATGTGGCGCGTGGGAGTAACGGCAGCCATTAACGCGAAACTTACAAAGGACACCGCAAACTACTCGTTCTACCGTAGATCAGAATGCGAGCGCGTAGATAGCGTGAAGCAGATAGCCGGCTTGTAAGCATTTTCCGCGGTATAATACGTTCCATTCAGTCACGCCCCTCGTAACCCGTTGACATCCACACATAGTGTTCCGCAACCGTGCACGTGGAATCTTTGACCGTGAGGCGAGAGAGACGTAATTCGCTTTTCaaaagagaaacaagaaaaaaataataatcggtCCGACACCTTGACATTTGGCTGAAAGCCACTTCGATTCCCCATTCATTCGAACAGATTGCAGTCGGTTGCGGACTTTATGCGAAGCCTCGAAGTTCGATCTCGGTCCCCGAAATCTGCGACAGGTAAACGATCCCCAGGAAAACCTGTTTAACCGAAGGGTTCGATAAAACGATAACGCCGGTCCCCGATTCCGTGGGATAATTGCTTAATGCAGCCGGTTGGCCAATCCGCGACGTGAaagttataatttaacaattaacgtCCGCAGGAAACCGAGTGAATCACGCGTCGGTCTCTCGTAAGTCGACGTTTCTTGTGCAAACGGGGATCACCGGACTGTGGATTACCGATAGACAATCAGCGAATTATAGCAAGCGGCATATTTCGCGATAACGTAACGGAGCCGCCTTTatttcgcgcgcgatccgACGTTCAGGAATTGAAACGACGTTTCTCAGAAGCCAATGACATCATCCGGATTAACGAACGTCGGTTAAATAGATTGTAAAAACACGAACGCGACGATCTCGTTTCAAAGTTATGTAAATAGCGTGCATCGCGGTGTACGCGCGAGGAATCGATCGACTTCCGCGcgtttataaaagaattcgtTGTCGTATGACTTCGTCCTTCGCCGATGAGTCGCATCTTGTCGCACGCGATCGCGACAGCTTCTCGCGATTAGCTCTAAATCGGTGGATTCGGTAATGCTCgcaaatagaataataacgCGATAACGAGGCGTCGCGAACATTCAGTTTCGCAATGTTTATGTAAACGAGTTCCATTCTTATCCTCGCTGTTTACCGCGAATTATCGACCGCATGAGTCAGTTCGATGGATGCTCGTCGAGCGCGAATGATTTCATTCCTGAATCAGGAGAATTACGAATCCGCGTCGATGCTgcagaagaggaagaagaagaagatgccAGTTTTTCATGCCGGCGTCACGGTTCGCGTGAACTCCGCGCGTTTCGGCGTTACACTGCCCATAAAGAAACGCTTCCTGTTACGCTGGATGAATGAAGGGCTCGCGGAATCGTAAAAAAGATTACACCTTCCTGCGGCTACGTGAATTTCGTTGATCAGCGAACGGTGATTCGCACGCGAACCGCTAATTACGACGCCGCGGTGAACACGGAAGAGAGCATCGCCGAGTCGTTGAAAAACGTTCGAACGAGGATATTTCGAGCCGTCCGCGATCACCGAACGCTAATTTACCGTTCAAATCGACCGGAGACCGATCGTAACGATGTCTCGAGTTCGCAGGGTCCGCCATGTTGGTCGCGCGAAATGAGCAGTTCTTTCTGCATTTGGTCAGGAAGGAGGCAACAACAAGTGGCACTGGAAAGGGTCGGTAACATTGCCGATCGCGAAGCCAGTGGACCAAATATAGGCGTGCCGTCATAATCGTTTGAACTTCCCAGACCTTGTCGCATCCTTTCCCTGCCGGCCGCCGCGACAGACGAACGTTTGCTCGTTGCTATCAATGTCAAATAGTAGGTGGTGTCCCTTTCCAGCCGGCGAGGGACGCGCCTCGATCATAATACGGTTCGGATTTCACCCGGTGCCGGGCGCAGTCTTCTACGTTTCTGGCCTCTCTTCCGGTCCCATCCAGGGCGGCCACCGTATTTCCGGTACTGTTTCGGGCTTCCTGGTAGGATCCCCTCGACTCAATCATGCTCCAGACACCAGCTCCTACTTCGATGGCCCGCAGCCTATGCTGCCATTCAACTCGAGTCACAATGGAATGTCGTTCtgttaattacatttatctaGCGAAGCATGCCTGTTCTCCGACGATGTCGGTCGGCTCCTATGCACTCGCGTCGCGTGCAACCGTACTCGTTCCGTCCGATATCAATTTCGGTTATTGTTCCGGGACGGAAAAGTACCGCGCGTGGAAGGCGAGAGAAGTGGCCATCGATTACGTCAAAAATCCTCGGCTCGCCTCGCGATTATCTGGTAAAAGCGTCGATGACGTTATGATTTATGAATTCGTCGTACTACCGCCGCCGTGCCTCGTATCAGATAAAGACCAGATGTTCGAACACCTTTCGTCGTGGAGCCCGTCCGTAAAACGTTTCCCTTTCCTCGAGTTCACGCGACGCGTTTCACGGGCGACGCCGAGTACCGATTTCACGAGGAACCAGAGAACGATCATCGGCCGATAGAAAGTGAAAAGGAAGGGGCACCGTCGGCCGGACTAATTTGATTTACAAATACGCCGGTCGTATCTCCGGACGGATCGCGTAAATGTTTAATCGTTCGCTCGCTTCCAGGTGTGCCGAAGGCAGCGCGAACGTATTTTCAACTTTCATcgtccgcgccgccgcgaacgCCCGGGGCACATATACCGTTCGAACTTGTTTGCTCACCTGGGCGAATAGGACGCCAGCCGAGATTCCACCGGAAGCACGGTGCATGCACCATGCTAGAAACAGAGAAACTCTCCCGAAGGGTTCGCAACATCTAGATACAGAACGGAATTCTTTCGCAATCGATCGGCCGGACCGATTCCCTCTTGGCTTTCAGCCGACGCACCGCCGGCGAAATCCATTGTTGCGCGCCCATTACAAAACACTTATCGATGGAGCCCGGCCCGCCGccttaattaattatccgGCGATCCGCGGACTTTGTTTCTGCCATCGGCACACCCGCCGCGAAACGAACGTTTTTTTATCGCAAACGTTTCGAACGACTCGGCTCTTCTATCTGCCGGGGATCGTCGCGATTTTCTACGCGTTTGTTCTGCTGCGGAACGATCAATTAATTCCCTCCGGCAACGCgaggttttctttttttggaGCTGCGCGCTCACCTGGATAAAATAATGCCGACGGAAACGGATCctctcgcggcgcggcagtACTCCGGCGAAGGAGCATTCCGCGTTCCATCCGTTAAAGTTTCCCGATCCCCGAATTCGTTACAATCGATTAACCTCGAACTATAGGAATGTCTCGGCCCCGTTCACCGTGCTTCCGGTCGCGTACGGCGAACCGTACGCCAATTCCGAGTGTCTCCGGGTTGCATCACGCAATGACAAacatcgtaaaaaaaaaaaaat from Augochlora pura isolate Apur16 chromosome 5, APUR_v2.2.1, whole genome shotgun sequence harbors:
- the Cag gene encoding DNA-binding domain-containing protein cag — its product is MSGKRKKVTLTMKKKLEALFRIDNGEPLKRVAIDLGVGTSTVSDWKKNRKDIEDFCAKMVSRDSLSNRGTIKKAKNVTLDNALYIWYIRERRNGVIISGPMLRKKALGLNKKLGGDPTFTASMGWLGRWKGRHGIKLNLSNDCLSNNSIPDKHKNCHLLLGTDYGSEAEEDTRSSVQSKPHDSRSLEHAQAVVMLEKLIAYFSQQGDTLEGELSTLRHLFNRASKKCSLTIKQEKTKHFVQ